In Candidatus Nomurabacteria bacterium, the following proteins share a genomic window:
- a CDS encoding DNA modification methylase, giving the protein MPYDKNPRTLSDKQRKDLEASITKFSLAEIPAINTDNTIVAGHARLKVMQLLGRGQEEIDVRVPNRTLTKKEFEEYLLRSNKNTGSWDYELLKDFDTEFLLDIGFDDGDLSDIWDDVLEIDDDEFNPEKELKKAETTDIKSGDFFKLGTHYLICGDSTNPETVKKLVGETTIDMSYVDIPYNIGLSYDKGIGGKKSYGGVVDDKKTDAEYRTFVRTLMQNAVDVSAKDSHHIWYCDSAYVGMLQNLFVEVGIAYKRTALWIKNGINPTPQVAFSKIYEPALYGTVGKPYLSKKHTKLAEILNKDIGIGNATIDDVTDMIDIWLAKRDAGQSYDHPTQKPLSLHERPLNRCTKIGDNVLDLCGGSGSTLLACEQMKRNAFLVELNPVFVQVIINRYEKFTGTKATKIN; this is encoded by the coding sequence GTGCCGTACGACAAGAACCCTCGCACCTTGTCGGACAAACAGCGTAAAGACCTTGAAGCGAGCATTACCAAGTTCTCTCTAGCGGAGATTCCTGCGATCAACACTGATAACACTATCGTGGCAGGACACGCCAGATTGAAGGTGATGCAACTACTCGGTCGCGGGCAAGAAGAAATTGACGTGCGAGTACCAAACCGCACCCTTACCAAGAAGGAATTTGAAGAGTATCTCCTACGCTCCAATAAGAACACAGGCTCGTGGGACTACGAACTGTTGAAGGATTTTGACACTGAGTTCCTCTTGGACATCGGCTTCGATGACGGAGACCTCTCTGACATCTGGGACGATGTGCTGGAGATTGATGACGATGAGTTTAATCCTGAGAAAGAGCTCAAGAAAGCCGAGACGACTGACATTAAGTCTGGTGACTTCTTCAAGCTCGGTACCCACTATCTTATCTGTGGTGACAGCACGAACCCCGAGACAGTGAAGAAGCTTGTTGGTGAGACCACAATCGACATGTCGTATGTAGATATTCCATACAACATCGGACTCTCGTACGACAAAGGCATCGGGGGCAAGAAAAGCTACGGTGGTGTCGTTGATGATAAGAAGACAGACGCTGAGTACCGCACCTTCGTACGCACACTGATGCAAAATGCGGTGGACGTTTCAGCTAAGGACTCGCACCACATCTGGTACTGCGATTCAGCGTATGTCGGCATGCTTCAAAACCTCTTCGTTGAGGTAGGTATCGCATACAAACGCACCGCCCTCTGGATCAAGAACGGTATCAACCCAACGCCACAAGTAGCGTTCTCGAAAATCTACGAACCAGCCCTTTACGGCACGGTTGGTAAGCCATACCTCTCTAAAAAGCACACCAAACTCGCCGAGATTCTGAATAAAGATATCGGCATCGGTAACGCTACCATCGATGATGTCACTGACATGATTGATATCTGGCTCGCTAAGCGTGACGCAGGACAATCCTACGATCACCCAACGCAGAAACCTCTGTCTTTGCATGAGCGACCACTCAACCGTTGCACCAAGATCGGCGATAACGTGCTCGATCTCTGTGGTGGCTCAGGTTCAACCCTCCTTGCGTGTGAGCAAATGAAGCGCAATGCGTTTCTGGTCGAGCTCAACCCCGTCTTTGTTCAGGTAATCATCAACCGCTATGAAAAATTCACCGGTACCAAAGCTACCAAGATCAATTAA
- a CDS encoding recombinase family protein: MNYQIAAPSEKPIVLKYCIYARKSMEQEERQALSIDSQLKEMKEIVDREKLDVVAIKTESHSAKHSGQREVFMEMVTELKAGKYNAILTWNPDRLSRNAGDLGLLVDMMDNGKLLEIRTFNQVFSNSPNEKFLLMILCSQAKLENDQKGINVKRGLRAAAAKGLWPCAYPPLGYSKSRMKGEEGVVHLNKKDAPFIKEAFRKVAYEGYSTYAIERWLKETGMTTSSGKPLNYSLVQAMLHNSFYYGYFEFPKKSGQIYKGAHKPAITKKLFNDAQEAIAQKERKKRYRKSKTAPFGFLHLIRCGTCSSGITAEEKYKTLKSTGEEAVYRYYVCCRNRNRDCREKYISETQLLEELYKILDVVELDEIGMREMLESEIEKWYKVRAFVQGKPVEERTDEQKEYDLRKYAKIIFEEGRNDEQREILKYVKGRLILRNKRIYLDTVPEEAKS, from the coding sequence ATGAATTATCAAATCGCCGCTCCGTCTGAGAAGCCCATCGTGCTCAAATACTGTATCTACGCTCGCAAATCCATGGAGCAAGAGGAACGCCAAGCGTTGTCTATCGACTCTCAGCTCAAGGAGATGAAGGAAATCGTTGACCGAGAGAAGCTCGATGTCGTAGCAATAAAAACCGAGTCGCACTCAGCCAAGCACTCAGGACAACGTGAGGTCTTCATGGAAATGGTCACAGAACTCAAAGCTGGCAAGTACAACGCCATCCTTACCTGGAACCCAGACCGCCTCAGTCGTAATGCTGGTGACCTCGGCTTGCTGGTAGACATGATGGACAATGGCAAGTTGTTGGAGATTCGTACCTTCAATCAAGTCTTCTCCAACTCACCAAACGAAAAGTTCCTCCTCATGATTCTCTGCTCACAAGCCAAGCTGGAGAACGATCAGAAAGGTATCAACGTGAAGAGGGGTCTGCGAGCTGCAGCTGCTAAAGGTCTCTGGCCCTGTGCCTATCCGCCACTCGGATACAGCAAGTCACGCATGAAGGGTGAAGAAGGAGTTGTGCATTTAAATAAGAAAGACGCTCCATTCATCAAGGAAGCGTTTCGGAAAGTAGCGTACGAGGGCTATTCAACCTACGCCATTGAACGCTGGCTCAAGGAAACTGGCATGACCACTTCCTCTGGCAAACCCCTGAATTACAGCCTCGTTCAAGCCATGCTCCACAACTCTTTCTACTACGGCTATTTTGAATTTCCGAAGAAGAGTGGACAGATATACAAAGGTGCACATAAGCCCGCCATTACCAAGAAGCTTTTCAATGATGCACAGGAAGCAATTGCTCAGAAGGAGCGGAAGAAACGCTACCGTAAATCTAAGACTGCGCCGTTTGGTTTTCTTCACTTGATACGCTGTGGTACTTGTAGCTCGGGTATCACTGCCGAAGAGAAGTACAAAACTCTTAAAAGCACTGGTGAAGAAGCTGTCTACCGTTACTACGTCTGTTGCCGAAATCGTAACCGTGACTGTCGTGAGAAATATATTAGCGAGACTCAATTACTGGAAGAACTGTATAAAATTCTTGATGTCGTCGAGCTTGATGAAATTGGTATGCGAGAAATGCTCGAGTCTGAGATTGAGAAGTGGTACAAGGTGCGGGCATTTGTTCAAGGCAAACCCGTTGAAGAACGCACTGATGAGCAGAAGGAATACGACCTCCGTAAATACGCCAAGATTATCTTTGAAGAGGGTCGTAACGATGAACAGCGTGAGATCTTGAAGTATGTAAAAGGCAGGCTGATTTTGAGGAACAAGCGAATATATCTCGATACCGTTCCAGAAGAGGCAAAATCCTAA